The following coding sequences lie in one Paraburkholderia largidicola genomic window:
- a CDS encoding flavin-containing monooxygenase, giving the protein MAVKTTSIDTLVVGAGQAGVAMSEHLSNIGVPHIVLERARIAERWRTGRWDSLVANGPAWHDRFPNLEFAEVDPNGFASKDQVADYFVAYAKKFDAPIRTGVEVKKVVRNAGHQGFIVETSEGTFEANRVVVATGPFQRPLIPAVAPKSDRFTQIHSADYRNPQQLPEGGVLVIGAGSSGVQIADELQRSGKQVYLSVGPHDRPPRGYRGRDFCWWLGVLGEWDAEVMRPGKEHVTIAVSGARGGHTVDFRRLAHQGVTLVGLTKSFDDTVVTFDSDLADNIARGDENYLSLLDAADAYAARNGLELPEEPEARVIPADPDCVINPILELDLVKAGVTSIVWATGYAVDFNWLQVDAFDEKGKPKHQRGVSKEPGIYFLGLPWLSRRGSAFIWGVWHDAKHVADHIATQRKYHAYYDAPDRQAKAPNDAVADSGIHKVSELDLS; this is encoded by the coding sequence ATGGCAGTGAAAACAACGTCAATCGACACGCTCGTAGTCGGCGCCGGTCAGGCCGGCGTGGCGATGAGCGAACATTTGAGCAACATCGGCGTGCCGCATATCGTGCTGGAGCGCGCGCGCATCGCCGAGCGGTGGCGCACGGGACGCTGGGATTCGCTGGTTGCCAATGGACCCGCGTGGCACGATCGTTTCCCGAATCTGGAGTTCGCCGAGGTCGATCCCAATGGCTTCGCGTCGAAGGATCAGGTCGCGGATTACTTCGTCGCCTATGCGAAGAAATTCGACGCGCCGATCCGCACGGGCGTCGAAGTGAAGAAAGTGGTGCGCAATGCGGGCCACCAGGGTTTCATCGTCGAGACCTCCGAGGGTACGTTCGAAGCGAACCGTGTGGTCGTTGCAACAGGACCGTTTCAACGCCCGCTGATTCCCGCCGTCGCGCCGAAATCGGATCGGTTCACGCAGATTCATTCCGCCGACTATCGCAACCCGCAGCAGTTGCCCGAAGGCGGCGTGCTGGTGATCGGCGCGGGTTCGTCGGGCGTGCAGATCGCCGATGAACTGCAGCGTTCGGGCAAGCAGGTGTATCTGTCGGTCGGACCGCACGATCGCCCGCCGCGCGGGTATCGTGGCCGCGACTTCTGCTGGTGGCTCGGCGTGCTCGGCGAATGGGATGCCGAAGTCATGCGTCCGGGCAAGGAACATGTGACCATCGCGGTGAGCGGTGCGCGCGGCGGCCACACCGTGGACTTCCGGCGTCTTGCGCATCAGGGCGTCACGCTCGTCGGTTTGACGAAATCGTTCGACGACACCGTCGTCACGTTCGACTCGGACCTGGCGGACAACATCGCGCGTGGCGACGAAAACTATCTGTCGTTGCTCGATGCAGCGGATGCGTACGCGGCCCGCAACGGTCTCGAACTTCCGGAAGAACCCGAGGCGCGCGTCATTCCCGCAGACCCGGACTGTGTCATCAATCCGATTCTCGAACTCGATCTGGTCAAGGCCGGTGTGACGTCGATTGTCTGGGCGACCGGCTATGCCGTCGATTTCAACTGGCTGCAAGTCGATGCCTTCGACGAGAAAGGCAAGCCAAAGCATCAGCGCGGTGTATCGAAAGAGCCGGGCATCTATTTTCTGGGTCTTCCGTGGCTATCGCGTCGCGGTTCCGCTTTCATCTGGGGCGTGTGGCACGACGCGAAGCATGTTGCCGATCACATCGCCACGCAGCGCAAATATCACGCGTACTACGACGCGCCTGATCGCCAGGCAAAGGCACCGAACGACGCCGTAGCCGATTCAGGCATTCACAAGGTCAGCGAACTCGACCTGAGTTGA
- a CDS encoding RidA family protein has product MSQPTHTRIRMFNTKDTYPNQTLDNDLCQAVRAGNTVYVRGQVGTTFDGQLVGLGDPRAQAEQAMKNVKQLLQEAGSDMSHIVKTTTFLTDVRYREPVYQEVGKWLKGVFPISTGLVVTALGQPQWLMEIDVIAVIPDGWTPSQG; this is encoded by the coding sequence ATGAGCCAACCTACGCATACCCGTATCCGCATGTTCAACACGAAGGACACGTATCCGAACCAGACGCTCGACAACGACCTGTGTCAGGCCGTGCGCGCGGGCAATACGGTGTACGTGCGCGGCCAGGTGGGGACCACGTTCGACGGGCAGCTCGTGGGGCTTGGCGATCCGCGTGCGCAGGCCGAGCAGGCGATGAAGAACGTCAAGCAGTTGCTCCAGGAAGCGGGCAGCGACATGTCGCACATCGTCAAGACGACCACGTTTCTGACTGACGTGCGGTATCGCGAGCCCGTGTATCAGGAAGTCGGCAAGTGGCTTAAGGGCGTGTTCCCGATTTCGACGGGTCTGGTCGTCACGGCGTTGGGCCAGCCGCAATGGCTGATGGAGATCGACGTGATCGCCGTCATTCCCGATGGATGGACGCCGTCTCAGGGCTGA
- a CDS encoding DUF1028 domain-containing protein: MTFSIVGRCAETGQLGIAISSSSIAVGARCPWVRAGVGAVATQNVTLPALGPQVLDLLQHTLLEPAAALDRALGANDWSEYRQVTVIDASGRTAFFSGKEALGTYHAVAGEQCVAAGNMLADIGVIESMAPAFANAKGALADRLLAAMHAAMAAGGEAGPVHSAALKIVGDQSWPIVDLRVDWADDDPIGKLDGLWQAYKPQMQDYVTRALNPTAAPSYGVPGDE, from the coding sequence ATGACTTTTTCTATCGTCGGACGTTGTGCGGAAACGGGGCAACTCGGCATTGCGATCAGTTCTTCGAGCATCGCAGTCGGCGCGCGTTGCCCGTGGGTGCGCGCGGGCGTGGGCGCAGTGGCGACGCAGAACGTGACGCTGCCCGCGCTCGGTCCGCAGGTTCTCGATCTGCTGCAGCACACGCTACTCGAACCCGCGGCAGCGCTGGACCGTGCGCTCGGGGCGAACGACTGGAGCGAGTATCGACAGGTAACGGTGATCGATGCGAGCGGACGCACCGCGTTTTTCAGCGGCAAGGAAGCACTGGGCACGTATCACGCAGTGGCGGGCGAACAGTGCGTCGCGGCGGGCAATATGCTGGCGGACATTGGCGTGATCGAGTCGATGGCGCCTGCATTTGCGAATGCGAAAGGCGCACTCGCCGATCGTCTGCTCGCGGCGATGCATGCCGCGATGGCCGCAGGCGGTGAAGCGGGCCCCGTGCATTCGGCGGCGCTGAAGATCGTCGGCGATCAAAGCTGGCCGATCGTCGATTTGCGCGTCGATTGGGCCGACGACGATCCCATCGGCAAGCTCGACGGTCTCTGGCAAGCGTACAAGCCGCAAATGCAGGACTACGTGACCCGCGCGCTCAATCCAACGGCCGCGCCGAGTTATGGAGTACCGGGCGATGAATGA
- the argE gene encoding acetylornithine deacetylase, with protein sequence MNDRSSRALLEQLIGFPTVSRDSNLAMIDFIRHYLGDLGVHSELFYNAERTKANLFATIGPDDGGGIVLSGHTDVVPVDGQPWTVEPFRLSEKDGRLYGRGTADMKGFIASVLAAVPGFVARDLKVPVHLAFSYDEEVGCLGVRPMLAELAKRAHKPALCLIGEPTELKPVLGHKGKLAMRCQVKGAPCHSAYAPYGVNAIQYAARLINRLEEIGEQLSSPEQHDERFDPPYSTVQTGVIKGGRALNIVPAECEFDFEVRALPGYDATNVADELQTFAQTQLLPKMRAVNADTDIRLESLSAYPGLATPPGSDAAQLLAMLCGSREFGTVAFGTEGGLFNQAGIPAVVCGPGSMDQGHKPDEFVTVEQLEACDAMLMRLADHLSIRSGS encoded by the coding sequence ATGAATGACCGCTCGAGCCGCGCGCTGCTCGAACAGCTGATCGGATTTCCCACCGTCAGCCGGGACTCCAATCTCGCGATGATCGATTTCATCCGGCATTACCTCGGCGATCTCGGTGTGCATAGCGAGCTGTTCTACAACGCGGAGCGCACGAAGGCGAATCTGTTCGCGACGATCGGTCCGGATGACGGCGGCGGCATCGTGCTCTCCGGTCACACCGATGTGGTGCCTGTCGACGGGCAGCCCTGGACGGTCGAGCCGTTCCGTCTGAGTGAAAAAGACGGACGCCTGTATGGACGCGGTACGGCCGATATGAAAGGCTTCATCGCATCGGTATTGGCAGCCGTGCCCGGGTTCGTCGCTCGCGATCTGAAGGTGCCGGTGCATCTTGCGTTCTCGTATGACGAGGAAGTGGGATGTCTGGGCGTGCGGCCGATGCTCGCCGAACTGGCGAAGCGCGCGCACAAGCCTGCGCTGTGCCTGATCGGCGAACCGACGGAATTGAAGCCGGTGCTGGGTCACAAAGGCAAGCTGGCGATGCGCTGCCAGGTCAAGGGCGCACCTTGCCATTCGGCGTACGCGCCGTATGGCGTCAACGCGATTCAGTACGCGGCGCGTCTGATCAACCGTCTCGAAGAGATCGGCGAGCAGTTGTCGTCGCCTGAACAGCACGACGAACGCTTCGATCCGCCGTATTCGACCGTGCAGACGGGTGTCATCAAAGGTGGCAGGGCGCTCAACATCGTGCCGGCCGAATGCGAATTCGATTTCGAAGTGCGGGCGCTGCCCGGCTACGACGCAACGAACGTGGCCGACGAGTTGCAGACCTTTGCGCAGACCCAGCTATTGCCGAAGATGCGCGCAGTGAACGCCGACACCGATATTCGCCTCGAGTCACTTTCCGCATACCCCGGCCTCGCAACGCCACCCGGCAGCGACGCAGCGCAGCTACTCGCCATGCTGTGTGGCTCCCGCGAGTTCGGCACGGTGGCATTCGGCACGGAAGGCGGACTCTTCAATCAGGCAGGCATTCCTGCCGTGGTCTGCGGACCCGGCAGCATGGATCAGGGACACAAGCCGGACGAATTCGTCACAGTCGAGCAACTCGAAGCATGCGATGCGATGTTGATGCGACTGGCGGATCACCTCTCGATCCGGTCCGGCTCGTGA
- a CDS encoding purine-cytosine permease family protein gives MATTDSKASQLIEKHTIGYVPPADRHGKVRDLFTLWFGGNIAPLPIVTGALGVQLFHLNLFWGIVAIVVGQAVGGVLMALHSAQGPQMGIPQMIQSRAQFGSWGALLVTVIAGVMYVGFFASNIVLAGKSLHGIESTVPVPVGIVLGALGSGLIGIIGYRFIHILNRIGTWVLGIGIFVGFWYILTHVSTADFLTRGGFNIAGWLATVSLSALWQIAFAPYVSDYSRYLPENVSVASTFWATYLGCTIGSTLAFVFGAVAVLAVPPGVDAMDAVKQATGPLGLPMLVLFLLSVISHNALNLYGAVLAAITSVQTFAYRWIPTAKTRAVFSVVILAACCYAALGASTNFVGNLVDLVLALLVVLVPWTAINLIDFYVIHQGKYDIDSIFEADGGIYGRFNPQALIAYAVGIAVQIPFMNTPMYAGPVPGYLDGADLSWVIGLVLTSPLYYWLATRNTTYRRRLNAGLGATVR, from the coding sequence TTGGCCACCACGGACAGCAAAGCTTCCCAATTGATCGAAAAACACACGATTGGCTATGTGCCACCCGCGGATCGTCACGGCAAGGTGCGCGATCTGTTCACGCTCTGGTTCGGCGGCAATATCGCGCCGTTGCCGATCGTGACGGGCGCGCTCGGCGTCCAGCTTTTCCATTTGAACCTGTTCTGGGGCATCGTCGCGATCGTTGTGGGGCAGGCCGTCGGCGGCGTGCTGATGGCGCTGCATTCCGCGCAAGGTCCTCAAATGGGCATTCCGCAGATGATCCAGAGCCGCGCGCAGTTCGGATCGTGGGGCGCGCTGCTCGTCACGGTCATTGCGGGCGTGATGTATGTGGGCTTCTTCGCTTCCAACATCGTGCTGGCGGGGAAATCGCTGCACGGAATCGAATCGACTGTGCCTGTGCCGGTAGGCATCGTGCTTGGCGCGTTGGGCTCGGGGCTGATCGGCATCATCGGCTATCGCTTCATCCACATACTGAACCGGATCGGCACGTGGGTGCTGGGCATCGGCATCTTTGTCGGCTTCTGGTACATCCTGACGCACGTGTCGACGGCGGACTTTCTGACGCGCGGCGGTTTCAATATCGCTGGATGGCTCGCGACGGTCTCGCTGTCCGCGCTCTGGCAAATCGCGTTTGCGCCGTACGTGTCCGACTATTCGCGCTACCTGCCTGAGAATGTCAGTGTCGCGTCGACGTTCTGGGCGACGTATCTGGGCTGTACGATCGGCTCGACCCTCGCGTTCGTTTTCGGCGCCGTTGCCGTGCTGGCCGTGCCGCCCGGCGTCGATGCGATGGATGCCGTCAAGCAGGCGACGGGGCCGCTCGGCCTGCCGATGCTGGTGCTGTTCCTGCTGAGCGTCATCAGTCATAACGCGTTGAATCTCTACGGCGCGGTGCTCGCGGCGATCACCTCGGTGCAGACCTTTGCGTACCGCTGGATTCCGACGGCCAAAACGCGTGCGGTGTTCTCGGTCGTCATTCTTGCCGCGTGCTGCTATGCGGCGCTCGGGGCGTCGACGAACTTCGTGGGCAACCTGGTCGATCTGGTGCTTGCGCTGCTCGTCGTGCTCGTGCCGTGGACGGCAATCAATCTGATCGACTTTTACGTCATCCATCAAGGCAAGTACGACATCGACTCGATCTTCGAGGCGGACGGCGGCATTTACGGACGCTTCAATCCGCAAGCGCTTATCGCCTACGCCGTGGGTATTGCCGTGCAGATTCCGTTCATGAACACGCCGATGTATGCCGGACCCGTACCTGGCTATCTGGACGGCGCGGATCTTTCGTGGGTGATCGGGCTGGTGCTGACGTCACCGCTGTACTACTGGCTGGCAACGCGGAATACGACGTATCGGCGCCGTCTGAATGCGGGGTTGGGGGCGACGGTTCGTTGA
- a CDS encoding transposase has protein sequence MDPLTDRQWARVSHLFDTSAKAGRPAADPRAALNAILWVVVQGKRWHHLPPGHPASQTCYNKWLTWKKDGTWQKIVDELGSELVLPPA, from the coding sequence ATGGACCCGCTAACCGACCGCCAATGGGCGCGCGTCAGTCATCTGTTCGACACGTCTGCAAAAGCGGGGCGACCCGCCGCCGATCCTCGCGCTGCGTTGAACGCCATTCTATGGGTCGTCGTTCAGGGCAAGCGTTGGCACCATCTTCCACCCGGGCATCCTGCTTCCCAGACGTGCTACAACAAATGGCTGACCTGGAAAAAGGACGGCACGTGGCAAAAGATCGTCGATGAGTTGGGATCGGAACTCGTTCTACCACCAGCGTGA
- a CDS encoding nuclear transport factor 2 family protein: MKEEQIREVLNAHWRASAEGDLELEHDIYHDDAICDYPQSGERILGRSNLQALRGHHPGRPSGFEVRRIQGNGDLWITEYMINYTDRATYVVSIMRFHDSKVVHETQYFADPFDAPDWRSQWVQRIA; encoded by the coding sequence ATGAAAGAGGAACAGATTCGTGAGGTCCTGAATGCGCACTGGCGCGCGTCGGCGGAAGGCGACCTCGAACTGGAACATGACATTTATCACGACGACGCCATTTGCGATTACCCGCAATCAGGCGAGCGCATCCTTGGACGAAGCAATCTGCAGGCGTTGCGCGGTCATCATCCCGGCCGGCCTTCTGGTTTCGAGGTCAGGCGAATTCAGGGTAACGGCGATCTCTGGATCACGGAATACATGATCAATTACACGGATCGTGCGACCTACGTCGTGAGCATCATGAGATTCCATGACAGCAAGGTCGTACACGAGACGCAATACTTTGCGGACCCCTTCGATGCACCAGACTGGCGTAGTCAATGGGTTCAGCGTATCGCGTGA
- a CDS encoding GlxA family transcriptional regulator has protein sequence MKIAIVVLDGVQALDIAGALDVFAEANKCLRAACQYQVSLIGERAGPIACSNSMQLSVPFDYTAFRTSVDVLLVTGRAHASNCRPKRDFLDWLRDRALQSKRIGSICNGAFLLGQAGVLNGREVSASWADASSLAREFPLARIRPDRVLIRDGNLVSCAGATAGWHLCLSQVADDWGHEFAARIATRLGMDMDQEGRPYIDPAAGKSTLIEKVQRYVNEHIADELSIEQLASAVSVSRRSFSRLFAKHAQTTPSAFVEELRVDAARKILGETDDPLKTVAFKCGFHNATHMRMVFLRRINVTPMQYRQQKRSGQSVHGMPRRMHRTDRSIDFEATA, from the coding sequence ATGAAAATCGCTATTGTCGTGCTCGACGGTGTGCAAGCGCTGGATATTGCCGGCGCACTCGATGTCTTCGCCGAAGCGAATAAATGCCTGCGGGCAGCCTGTCAGTATCAGGTTTCGTTGATCGGTGAACGTGCGGGCCCGATAGCTTGCTCGAATTCGATGCAGCTTTCCGTTCCGTTCGACTACACGGCGTTTCGAACCTCTGTCGATGTGTTGCTGGTGACGGGGAGAGCGCACGCGTCGAACTGTCGCCCGAAGCGCGACTTCCTGGACTGGCTGCGCGATCGTGCTCTTCAATCGAAGCGGATCGGCTCCATTTGCAATGGGGCGTTTCTGTTAGGGCAGGCAGGTGTGCTCAATGGCAGAGAAGTCAGCGCCAGTTGGGCCGATGCCAGTTCTCTGGCAAGAGAATTTCCGCTGGCACGCATCCGCCCCGACAGGGTCCTGATCCGCGATGGCAACCTGGTCTCATGCGCCGGTGCAACGGCGGGCTGGCATCTTTGCCTTTCCCAGGTCGCCGACGACTGGGGCCATGAATTCGCTGCACGGATCGCGACACGGCTCGGCATGGACATGGATCAGGAGGGCCGACCGTATATCGATCCCGCTGCAGGCAAGAGCACGCTGATCGAGAAAGTACAGCGCTACGTCAACGAACATATCGCCGATGAACTGTCGATCGAACAGCTTGCGAGCGCCGTCTCCGTTAGCAGAAGAAGTTTTTCGCGGCTGTTTGCAAAACACGCGCAGACCACACCATCCGCATTCGTGGAAGAACTTCGGGTAGACGCCGCGAGAAAGATACTGGGTGAGACGGACGATCCGCTGAAGACCGTTGCATTCAAATGCGGTTTTCACAACGCGACGCATATGCGTATGGTTTTTCTTAGGCGCATCAACGTGACACCTATGCAGTATCGACAGCAAAAGCGAAGTGGCCAGAGTGTGCACGGCATGCCGCGACGCATGCATCGGACGGATCGATCCATTGACTTCGAGGCCACGGCGTAA
- a CDS encoding MFS transporter, whose amino-acid sequence MNGLPTTPDQPQPPAVASRARIVMMAVIAGAVITNIYCTQPILPLIASGLQVDLTTVDLVAGAALLGFATGLALLLPLGDRFDRRKLVLAQIALAFVFALGSAFSPGIWPLIGASFGLGVVSCVPQQLVPFAAVMSLPSERGRSVGTVVSGIMVGILLGRTISGVVGAAYGWRAVYGVEALFMIPVWIAAASLLPRGVPSTDLSYGRLLVSLWPLVRDNRPIRESMIVQALLWAGFNAFWVNLAALLANGPQHLGSAWAGGFGIIGATGALAASLGGRATDRLGSRTVIAASIGIVTLAYVLLAGAESSLAFLIIGVIVLDIGVQSGLVSNQTRAFAVDPKAQGRINSLYMTATFSGGAIGVMISGWLMTRFGWTGVVVFGIALGLVASAYHWLGGNRRVRSAAQS is encoded by the coding sequence GTGAACGGCCTGCCAACCACACCTGATCAACCCCAGCCCCCCGCGGTCGCGTCACGCGCCAGGATCGTCATGATGGCGGTCATCGCGGGCGCGGTGATCACCAACATCTACTGCACGCAACCGATCCTGCCATTGATCGCGTCCGGCCTGCAGGTCGACCTGACCACCGTCGATCTGGTCGCCGGCGCGGCGCTGCTCGGCTTTGCGACGGGTCTTGCCTTGCTGTTACCACTCGGCGATCGCTTCGACCGTCGCAAGCTCGTGCTCGCGCAGATTGCGCTCGCCTTCGTCTTCGCCTTGGGTTCCGCGTTCTCACCCGGCATCTGGCCGTTGATCGGCGCGTCCTTCGGACTTGGCGTCGTCAGTTGCGTGCCTCAGCAGCTCGTGCCCTTCGCAGCCGTCATGTCATTGCCGAGTGAACGCGGGCGTTCGGTCGGCACGGTCGTCAGCGGCATCATGGTCGGCATTCTGCTGGGCCGTACGATCAGCGGCGTGGTCGGCGCGGCCTACGGCTGGCGCGCGGTCTACGGCGTAGAAGCGCTGTTCATGATCCCCGTCTGGATCGCTGCCGCGTCGCTGCTGCCGCGCGGCGTGCCTTCCACCGATCTCTCCTACGGTCGTCTGCTCGTTTCGCTCTGGCCGCTGGTTCGGGACAATCGCCCAATTCGCGAATCGATGATCGTTCAGGCGCTGTTGTGGGCCGGCTTCAACGCGTTCTGGGTCAACCTGGCAGCGCTGCTCGCAAACGGGCCGCAGCATCTTGGCAGTGCGTGGGCTGGTGGTTTCGGCATCATTGGCGCGACGGGTGCACTGGCCGCTTCGCTCGGCGGCCGTGCGACGGATCGGCTCGGCTCGCGGACCGTCATCGCGGCGAGCATCGGTATCGTTACGCTGGCCTATGTGCTGCTCGCCGGCGCGGAGTCTTCGCTTGCGTTTCTGATCATCGGCGTCATCGTGCTCGATATCGGTGTGCAGTCGGGCCTGGTGTCCAACCAGACGCGCGCCTTTGCCGTCGATCCCAAGGCGCAAGGCCGCATCAACAGTCTTTATATGACGGCCACCTTCTCCGGCGGCGCCATCGGCGTGATGATCAGCGGCTGGCTGATGACCCGCTTCGGCTGGACGGGCGTCGTCGTCTTCGGCATTGCACTGGGGCTCGTTGCTTCTGCATACCACTGGCTTGGTGGCAACCGGCGCGTGCGAAGCGCGGCTCAATCGTGA
- a CDS encoding LysR family transcriptional regulator yields the protein MNRLDSMSILVAVVDSGSLSAAARRLGMPLATVSRKVAELESHLKTRLIQRTTRQLSLTEAGASYVAACRRILDEIAEAERAATGEYASPKGELVVTAPVVFGRLHVVPVVAEFLAHYPEIDVSLMLTDRVVHLMEEQADVAVRIGELPDSTLMATRVGTVRRVVCASPAYLATHGVPVKPRDLAAHQCITFEVLASTRAWVFGSGKSEVSVPVQSRFAVNTAEAAIAAAKLGVGLVRVLSYQVADAIRDNGLSIVLDTFESAPLPISLVHKGQAPLPLKLRAFLDFVAPRLRTRTSRILDDATTA from the coding sequence ATGAACCGGCTTGATTCCATGTCCATCCTTGTCGCTGTCGTTGATTCGGGCAGTCTGTCGGCGGCGGCGCGGCGCCTCGGCATGCCGTTGGCGACGGTGAGCCGCAAGGTGGCAGAACTGGAATCGCATCTGAAGACACGTCTGATTCAACGCACGACGCGGCAGTTGTCATTGACGGAAGCGGGCGCCTCGTACGTGGCGGCGTGCCGGCGGATCCTCGATGAGATCGCGGAAGCCGAGCGTGCGGCGACGGGCGAATACGCGTCTCCCAAGGGCGAACTCGTGGTCACGGCACCCGTCGTGTTCGGCCGCTTGCACGTCGTGCCCGTGGTTGCGGAATTTCTCGCGCACTATCCGGAAATCGACGTGAGTCTCATGCTCACGGATCGCGTCGTCCATCTGATGGAAGAGCAGGCGGACGTCGCCGTCCGGATCGGCGAACTGCCCGACAGCACGCTGATGGCGACGAGAGTGGGAACGGTCCGCCGCGTCGTCTGCGCGAGCCCCGCGTATCTGGCAACACATGGTGTGCCCGTCAAGCCGCGCGATCTCGCAGCGCATCAGTGCATCACCTTCGAGGTGCTCGCCTCGACGCGTGCCTGGGTGTTCGGGTCGGGCAAGTCGGAAGTGTCCGTGCCCGTTCAGTCACGATTTGCCGTCAATACGGCGGAAGCAGCGATCGCAGCCGCGAAGCTCGGTGTCGGACTGGTGCGTGTGTTGTCGTATCAGGTCGCGGATGCCATTCGTGACAACGGACTGAGCATCGTGCTCGACACATTCGAATCGGCACCCTTGCCCATCAGTCTCGTGCATAAAGGCCAGGCGCCTTTGCCGCTCAAGTTACGCGCGTTTCTCGACTTCGTGGCGCCGCGTTTGCGGACCCGTACCTCGCGCATACTCGATGACGCGACGACAGCATGA
- a CDS encoding DNA-3-methyladenine glycosylase, translating into MTLRLSSNIGSIDFAASADLVAQRLIGAILTVDGVGGRIVETEAYDPEEPASHAFGGLTTRNTVLFGPPGHVYVYRSYGIHWCLNFVCREEGHGAGVLIRAIEPLTGLDAMRQRRGLEPVRQLCSGPGRVGQALGITHRHNGMSLLEAPFHIEAPQEPVSIVTGPRIGITRAIALPWRYGLAASKFWSKPFPKHT; encoded by the coding sequence GTGACCTTACGCCTTTCTTCCAATATCGGATCGATCGATTTTGCGGCGTCCGCCGACCTGGTCGCACAGCGGCTGATCGGCGCGATCCTGACCGTGGATGGCGTTGGCGGCCGTATCGTCGAAACGGAGGCGTACGATCCCGAGGAACCGGCGTCGCATGCTTTCGGCGGACTGACGACGCGCAACACCGTCCTGTTCGGACCGCCCGGACACGTCTACGTGTACCGGTCGTACGGCATTCATTGGTGCCTCAACTTCGTGTGCCGTGAAGAAGGTCACGGCGCCGGCGTACTGATCCGCGCGATCGAACCGTTGACCGGCCTGGACGCAATGCGCCAGCGGCGCGGGCTCGAACCGGTCCGTCAGCTCTGTTCCGGACCAGGCCGCGTTGGACAGGCACTGGGCATCACGCACCGGCACAACGGCATGTCGTTACTGGAAGCGCCTTTCCATATCGAAGCGCCGCAAGAACCAGTGTCGATCGTGACGGGGCCGCGCATCGGCATTACCAGGGCAATCGCTTTGCCCTGGCGTTACGGTCTCGCCGCGTCGAAGTTCTGGAGCAAGCCGTTTCCAAAGCACACTTGA